Proteins from one Malaya genurostris strain Urasoe2022 chromosome 2, Malgen_1.1, whole genome shotgun sequence genomic window:
- the LOC131432656 gene encoding LOW QUALITY PROTEIN: NADH-ubiquinone oxidoreductase chain 4-like (The sequence of the model RefSeq protein was modified relative to this genomic sequence to represent the inferred CDS: substituted 3 bases at 3 genomic stop codons): MLKFIFILIFKIFLLFYKNIYXLIQNIIFFSFFLFILNISFNNYFCNISYYFGEDIISYGLVLLRIXICGLILIAREKLIQMKNYINFFIFMILLLLLLTFSSIRVFIFYLFFERSLIPTLFLILGWGYQPERLQAGIYLLFYTLLASLPLLIGIFYIKKDLNTINFIILNHLKIYDLNLLYIRIIFDFLVKIPIILVHLXLLKAHVEAPISGSIILAGVLLKLGGYGLLRIFFILQIIGIKFNFIFIRIRLIGGVLVRLICLLQVDLKSLIDYSSVAHIGIVLRGLLTIRYWGFNGSYRLIIAHGLCSSGLFCLANIRYERVGRRSLLINKGIINLIPSLSL; this comes from the coding sequence atgttaaagttcatttttatattaatatttaaaatatttttattattttataaaaatatttattgattaattcaaaatattatttttttttctttttttttatttatattaaatatttcatttaataattatttttgtaatatttCCTATTATTTTGGAGAAGATATAATTTCTTATGGATTAGTTTTATTAAGAATTTGAATTTGTGGTTTAATATTAATAGCTAGAGAAAAATTAATTCAGATGAAAaattatattaatttttttatatttatgattttattattactattattaactTTTAGTTCTATTAgagtttttatattttatttattttttgaaagaaGTTTAATTCCtactttatttttaattttaggtTGGGGATATCAGCCAGAACGTTTACAAGCaggtatttatttattattttatactTTATTGGCTTCTTTACCTTTATTAATtggtattttttatattaaaaaagatttaaatacaataaattttattatattaaatcatttaaaaatatatgatttaaatttattatatataagaataatttttgattttttagttAAAATACCTATAATTTTAGTTCATTTATGATTACTAAAGGCTCATGTTGAAGCCCCTATTTCTGGATCTATAATTTTAGCTGGGGTTTTATTAAAATTAGGGGGATATGGTTTGTtacgaatattttttattttacaaataattgggataaaatttaattttatatttattagaATTAGATTAATTGGAGGTGTATTAGTtagattaatttgtttattacAAGTTGATTTAAAATCTTTAATTGACTATTCTTCAGTTGCTCATATAGGAATCGTTTTAAGAGGATTATTAACTATAAGATATTGGGGATTTAATGGATCTTATAGATTGATAATCGCTCATGGTTTGTGTTCTTCAGGATTATTTTGTTTAGCTAATATAAGATATGAGCGAGTTGGAAGACGAAGTTTATTAATTAATAAGggaataataaatttaataccaaGCCTTTCTTTATGA
- the LOC131432660 gene encoding LOW QUALITY PROTEIN: cytochrome c oxidase subunit 3-like (The sequence of the model RefSeq protein was modified relative to this genomic sequence to represent the inferred CDS: inserted 4 bases in 2 codons; substituted 8 bases at 8 genomic stop codons), with translation MSTHSNHPFHLVDYSPXPLTGAIGTITTVTGLVQXFHQYNFNLFILGNIIILITMMXRHISREGTFQGLHTFSVTLGLRXGIILFIVSEFXFFISFFHRSLSPTIELGINXPPIGIFPFKPFHIPLLNTAILLTSGVTVTXAHHSLIENNHTRTIQSLFFTILLGIYFSILQGYEYIESPFTIADRIYGSTFFIATGFHGLHVLIGTTFLIVCFFRHLNNHFSNKHHFGFEVAAXYXHFVDVVXLFLYISIY, from the exons atgTCAACTCACTCAAATCATCCTTTTCATTTAGTAGATTATAGTCCTTGACCTTTAACAGGAGCAATTGGAACAATAACAACAGTAACAGGTCTAGTACAATGATTTCATCAATATAATTTTAACTTATTTATTTTAGGAAATATTATCATTTTAATAACTATGAT ACGACATATTTCGCGAGAAGGAACATTTCAAGGACTTCATACTTTTTCTGTAACTTTAGGTTTACGATGaggaataattttatttattgtatcagaatt ttttttcatttccttttTTCATAGAAGTTTATCACCAACTATTGAACTTGGAATAAATTGACCCCCTATAGGAATTTTTCCTTTTAAGCCTTTTCATATTCCTCTTTTAAATACAGCAATTTTATTAACCTCTGGTGTAACTGTAACATGAGCTCATCATAGTTTAATAGAAAATAATCACACACGAACTattcaaagtttattttttacaattttattaggaatttatttttctattctTCAAGGATATGAATACATTGAATCCCCTTTCACTATTGCAGATAGAATTtatggatcaacattttttataGCAACTGGATTTCATGGATTACATGTATTAATCGGAACAACTTTTTTAATAGTATGTTTTTTCCGTCATTTAAATAATCACTTTTCTAATAAAcatcattttggatttgaagTAGCCGCATGATACtgacattttgttgatgtagtatgattatttttatatatttctatTTATTGA